A region of the Methanomassiliicoccales archaeon genome:
ATTCTTCTGTACTTGCCGTACTTGTCTTCCGGTGAGTACCTTGGCGGTATGGGCACGATGGTAGCCACGCCGCATTTCGGACATAAGTCGCGCAGCGAGTACTCATCACAATTGGGACATTTTCGCAGCGACGTCTTCATAGCAGTTCCTCTATGGGCTGAAGCTGAATGCGCGCTCCATCAATAAA
Encoded here:
- a CDS encoding RNA-protein complex protein Nop10, whose product is MKTSLRKCPNCDEYSLRDLCPKCGVATIVPIPPRYSPEDKYGKYRRMLNKQSRD